From Anaerococcus urinomassiliensis:
TTATATATAGATGGTAAGCTAATGAATAGAGTACCATCTAAAGAAAGAGGAATAGCCATGGTATTTCAATCATACGCCCTTTATCCTCACATGAGTGTAAAAGAAAATATGAGTTTTGGATTAAAGCTTAGAAAATACGACAAAAACCAGATTAATGAGAGGGTAAATAAAGCAAGTAATATCCTAGGGCTTGATGAATATCTGAATAGAAAACCTGCTGCTCTTTCAGGTGGGCAAAGACAAAGAGTTGCTTTAGGAAGAGCTATAGTAAGAGATGCAGATGTGTTTTTAATGGATGAGCCTTTATCAAACCTAGATGCTAAACTTCGTATGCAAACAAGGGCAGAAATATCTAGACTCCATGATGAACTTAATGCTACAACTATTTATGTAACCCACGATCAGACAGAGGCAATGACTATGGCTGATAGGATTGTAATCATGGATAAGGGAATAATTCAACAAATCGGTACCCCAGAAGAAGTATATGATAGCCCAGCTAATACATTTGTTGCAAGCTTTATGGGTTCGCCGGCTATGAACCTTATAAACCTTACCTATAAGGATGGACAAGCGCTAGGTGAAAATGGTTTTAAGATAAAATTAAATGAAAGCCAACGAGCTAAATTAGATGAACTATCATATGATGGAAAAGAGATTGTATTTGGAATAAGACCAGAAGATATACTAACAAATGTAAATCATGAAAACACAAATGATGATAATATTTATAAGGCTAAAATTGATTTATCAGAGTTACTAGGATCAGAGTCTATGTTTTATATTACAGTAGCTAATGTTTCCCTAATAGTTAAGGCTAATAAGGAAAGTTATAGGCAAAGTGAGTATATGGATATAGGCTTTAACCTAGATAAGTCCCACATATTTGATGCAGCAACAGGTGAATCTTTAACTAGAAAAACTTACTAAATATCAAGTCAAATGTAATAATATTATTTAAAAATGTTCTTTTGTAAAATCCACGAGTAATCGTGGATTTTATTGTTGTCCACTTAAGTGAGTTGAGCTAATGAAAGAGAGCGAAACAAAAAAACACCTGCTATTAAGGTGGAGGGAGTGTAGATAAAGCTTAGAGCAGTAAGAAAAGGAGTAAGCGATGAAGACTTATATGAAAAAATTACACAACAAACACATATATCTGGATATAGAAAATTCAGAAATTGCAAAGTTAGATAATAGGGACTTTGATAAATTGATTGCTCACTACAATAAGCCACTTCAAGTAGGAGTCTATTCTGATAATTATGAATTAATTGATTTATTAACTAAAAGCGGTTTTTCTTTAAAGAGAAAATGTCATGAGTTAGAAGTGAGCAAGTATGATTTAAAATCTCCTCTAGAAAATGAGATAGAAGATCTATTTGAAACTAGGAGTGGGCAGTTTGAATATGAATATTGTTGTAAAATGCTCTACGATTACTATGCTAAAACACATTATGATGTAAACCCACTTACAGCAAAATTAGATGATTTTATAGATAGGATTCCTCAAACAGTAATTTATACAAAATCCAAAGATCACATTGACCATTGTGCCTTTGTTGAAGAAAATGAAATTGCTTATCTAGCTTCTTTCAGTGAAGATAATAGCAAATCTTTTCTAAACTCCCTCTTATTCCTTATGTTTTCTAAATATAAATACATCTTTTTTGAAGCAGATGATACAGATTGGCTAGCAACACAATTAAGAGAAATGTTTAAAATAGATAATCCCATAACTTTTGATTCTTATGTAAGATATAAGTAGAAATATTATGGTTAAATGTCGGATAAAAATAGCCAATATGTAAGAAATCAGTCCTGGAATCATCCTTTTGTATTCGGAATTTATATAAAATTAATATTACACTTTAATATGGTAAAATTAATATAAGCTAATGAAAATATAAATTATGATTCTTTAAGGAAATTAATATGGATAGAGAAAATAGAGCTATGTACCCCTTTATAGGCAGAGAAATTAAAAATATAAGAAAATATAAACATATAACTCAAGAAGAATTGTCTAAAATTAGTGGCGTTAATAAGGATACAATTAGAAAGATTGAAAACGGATATGTTGATGCTAATATTGTTACATTACTCTTAATATTAGAAGCATTAGGAGTGAGTATAAGTGATGTAAGCGAAACTTTTCTAAATCAAAAGGGGACAATGTATTCTAATATTAATAGCATTTATAAAGGCATAGAAGAAAGTCTTTTAATTTTCGATTACAAAAAAATAGAAGTATTGCTTAGCAAACTAGAAGAGCTGGATTACTCATTTTTACCATTTTCTTCCTATGAAGAAATAGAATCTAAAAGATTATTATATAGATCATTTGTAGAAGATAGTTTATATAAAAATGATGAAAAATCTATAGATTTACTTTTTGAATCAATTGGAGTATCATATAAAAGTTTTGATTTGAATCATTTGGATAAGCACAGTTACAATGGTCTTCAGACTAGAATATTGATGAACATTGCATCAATTTATAATAAATATGATATAGAAAAATCATTTGAAATATATAAGCACCTAATAATTTCGAATGATAATTTAGAAGAAAGGAATCAACTACTGTATAACCTTATTAATACTAAATATTTAATTGGTGATTATAAAGAAGCATTGAAACTAAGTACAAAATTACTTAAATCTATAGGCAATAATGATACTAGATTGCATATATTAGCATTGTTTCAAAAAGGTTTGTTGCTAGAAAAGATGGGTAGGATAGATTCCTCAATTATATATTTAAAGTCAGCAATCAATCTATCTTTACTAACTTCTAATTCAAATTTATCAAAAAAAATGAAAACTATAGCAGATAAGTTAATATAAAACCCAGATTATAATCGTATTTACTTATTTTGCGTTCCGTGATATTTTAAATATAGGTTAACCTAATATTTAAATATTAAAGAAAGAGAAGATAATGATAAAAAACAGTACTTTTAAAATAATGAATATAATTAAGTCTTATGGGCAATATTATTTTATATTAAGCTTTGTTTTGGAAATAATATCTGCTTTGATTTTTCCCATAAGCTTAGTTCTTATGGAAAAGTTTGTTAATACAAGTATAGATTATTTCCTAACAAGGGATAATTTAAATTTACTTATTAGATATTTACTCTTATTTTTATTTACATTTTTTCTGGTTTCAAATTTCAATTTATTTACAAATACAGTTGACATACATTTACAAAGAAATATAAAGAAGAATATTTCTTCTGAAATTACGGATAAATTCTATAAAATCAATTATGAATGCTTTGAAGATTCAAATTTTAATGATACTTTAAATAGGATGCAAAATAATCCTGATGAAAAGATTTTTGATATATACAAATCTTATATGGCTATTATTAAATCGTTAGTAAGTATTGTATCGGTTAACATAATAATATCAAAGATTTCACCAATATTTTCTTTAACCTATAGTATTTTGATTGCAGCTATATGTTATTTTGATTTTATGGCTATGAATGAGATGAATAATATGTTTAACAATCAATCTTATTCAGAAAGAGAATCAGATTATTTTAAAAAATTACTATCAGATAAACACTCTTTAGTTGACCTTAGAGTTTATAAAGCTTGTAATTTTATATATGATAAATTTTCTAAGGCTAATAAAGAGAAGGTAGATGAAAGAATATCTACAAGTATAAAAAATCAAAAATATTTTATCGTTAGCAATATATTGATTAGTATGTGGGTGATAAGTATTCTTTATATGGTGTATAAAAATATAATGGATGCGTCTATTAATATAGGTCTTTTCGTAGCTGTAATTACAAGTATAGATCAAATTTTATCTTTAAGTGAAAATATATCCTATGATTTTTCATTTATATCTCAAAATATTTTAAATTTAGAACATTTTGAAAAATTTATGTCTCAAAAAGAAGAATATGATAAAGCAAATCAAAATAAGATAGACTCTTCTTTTATTGAATTTAAGAATGTTAGTTTTACATATCCAAATACTAAGGATAAGGTTCTAGATAATATTTCTTTTAAAATAGATATGAATAAAACTTTAGCTTTAGTAGGGGAAAATGGGTCTGGAAAATCAACCATTATAAAATTAATTTTAAAACTATATAAGGTTGATACAGGAGAAATCCTTATTGGTAATATAAATATAGATGATATTTCCAGAAGTCAATTACAAGATGTATTTTCTGTAGTATTCCAAGATTTTTCAAAGTATGAGATTACTGTTAGAGAAAATGTAGCCTTATCAGATATTAACAATATAGATGATGATATGAAAATAAGGAATTGCCTAGATAGTTTTAAGCTTAGCAAGCTAGATAATCTCGATCAAAATCTTGGGAAAATAAGGAAAGACGGTATAGATTTGTCATTTGGTCAATGGCAGAAATTAGCACTTGCTAGAGCGATATTTAAACAAGCACCTTTTACAATATTTGATGAACCAACTTCAAGTCTTGATCCTATATCAGAAAATAAAATGTATGAAAATCTTCACATTTTAAGTTCAACGCATGGATCAATTTTTGTATCACATAGACTGGCATCATGTAAAATGTGTGACGAAATTATTTTGATTGATGATGGTAAAGTAAAGGAATACGGCAATCATAAAGATTTAATTTATCAAAATGGCTTATATAAGAAAATGTACGAAGAACAAAGTAGCTGGTATAGGGAAAGTGATAGAAATGTTTAAGAAATTATTAAGGACAATATTTACATTTATTCCAATCGCGAGTCTTCTTGTAACAATAAATTTTATAATTGAAGCACTAGTTCCAGTTAGTATAACTTATATAATATCTAAATTAGTAAGTTCAATAAACTTATATTTTAATAATAATTCAGGGATTGATGATATAAAATATTGGATGTGTATCTTTGTTGGCGTATTTATTATAAAGGGGCTTAATAGCTCTATTTATAGTATTAGTTTGAATGCTTATTTATTTGAGAAACTAAATAATATTTTGGAAATCAATTTGGTTAGAAAAGCATCAAGTATTAGCATCTTATCATACGAAAATCCAGAAGTTTTAAATATAAAAAGAAGAGCAGAATCAGCAGTAGAAAATGAAGTTATACCAATGGTATATTATAAACTTTTAGAAGTTTTTAAAAATCTTATAATATTTATAAGTATGATTGTAGCTTTATCTACCTTTGATTATAGACTAAGTTTTATTTCAATTATTGCAACAATTCCTCATTTTATAAATAGACTAGTTAGAGGTAAAGAATTTTATAAGATTAAAGAATTCCAAAGTGAAGATGAGAGAGAAAAAAATTACTTATACTCTTTAATAGCAGGTAAAGATACTAACAAAGAGCTTAGAGTATATGATAAAGAAAAATATATAAAGAAAAAATATATGAATACATTATTTAAGCTTGAAGATAAATTATGGAAATTCAAGCTTCATGATAATAGAAACTTCGCTTTATGTGAAATCTTAGTGATTATGGGTTTTGGTATATCCTTAAGTCTATCTTTAAAACTAATGATAGATGGAGCTATAAATGTTGGACAATTTTCAGCTCTTATTTTAGGGTTAGAAAATCTAAGTGAAGCTAGCAAGAATTTTTTAATAAATGTTGGAGCCATACCATCATCCTTATTATTTGCCAATAATTATTTTGATTTTTTGGAACTAGAAGAAGATAATCTGGACGAAGGATATAAACTAGCTGAAATTAGATCAATTGAATTTAAAAATGTTAGCTTTACTTATCCGAATACTACAAAAAAAGCACTGTCAAATGTAAGCTTTGAAATTAAAAGTGGTGAAAGCATAGTAATAGTTGGAGAAAATGGATCTGGGAAAACAACTATTAAGAATTTGATACTTAATCTATATGATAATTACAATGGCGATATTTTAATAAATGATATGAATATTAATGAGATATCGAAAAATTCATTATATGCACTTACAAGTACCGTTAATCAAAATATAGTAGATTATAAATTAAAGGCAGATGAATCTATATTATTAGAAAAAACAGATGGAAAAAATAATAAAGAAATCGATGATAATTTGTCATATCTATCTCTTGATCACCTTAAAGATAAAGAAGGATATAAAAGATTGGGAAAAGAATTTAATGGATTAGAATTATCTACTGGACAATGGCAAAGATTGGCATTAGCTAGATCTAATATAGCAAATAGTAAATTAAAATTATTTGATGAGCCGACATCTTCGTTAGATCCATTAGAAGAAAATAAGATATTAAAAGACATAATAAAACAAAGTAAAAAAGATCCATTAGCTATATCAATAATAATTTCTCATAGATTAGGTCTTGCTAAGTTTGCTGATAAAATTCTAGTTATGAAAGAAAGTAAATTGCTAGGAGTTGGAGATCATAACAATCTGATAAAAAATAATCCAGAATATATAAGACTTTATAATTCTCAATCAAAATGGTACAAAGATTAAATTGTAAGCATAAACAGAAAAATTTTATTTTGCATAGTTATTTATAATAGTTGAATTAAAAACAACGATCAAAACAAGGTTTTCAATATTCTAATACCATATGCTATAATGTAAGCAAAAGTTATAGCTTAAGTGAGGTGGAAAATGAATGAGTATGATTTTTCCTATATTGGTAAAAGAATAAAATATGAACGTCAAGAGAAAAATATTTCTAGAGAAGAATTAGCAATCAGATCCTTAGTGTCAGTAGAAACTATAAGGAAAATTGAAAAAAATCTGTGTGATCCTAATATTTCAACACTAATCCCTATTTGTAATGAGCTTTCAATTGATATAAGTAGAATATTTTTTGATTATCCAAACTCACCATCTTATAAATTATAAATGCTAGATAATAATTCTTCGTTTATCAAATTTATTGATGATGGTATTGAAAATACAGCTGGTTTTATCGCTCATTATGAAAATAAGAAATATATACTAGAAATTCATTATTCTAGTGTTGAAAATCTATCGCACATGGCGGATATGGGTAAGTTTAGTGACTTAGAATATTGTGAAAAGGATGAGCTGGTAATAGAATGAAAAATCTTATTAATAAATTTTTTAGATGTAATTTTTTCTATATTGTAGTTTTTTGGATTTTTAATATTATTAGTTTTTTTCTAGATACTTATGTATTGGGATATGTAATGAAACAAATTGAGGCTGGTTTTTATTTGGACCAACTAATTAGGATTATTGTAATTATTGGACTTATAATGTGCATAAGTAAAGTGGCTTATAATATGCTTAGTAGTAAGGTTTCCTTTCTTTCTTTTGAGTCTAGAATGAACTACCTTTTTGATATAAATTCGAAAGCTATAAATAATAGGTATAGGTCTTTTGAAGACGAAAAATTTGTAAGTAGCTACCAAAGGACGCTAAGTTTTTTTTCTTCTGATATAGAAGGATATCAAGAAGCAATAAATGGATTTATTGAGATAATTCCTTTTTTTATATTAACAGTATTTAGTGGTTTTTTTATAGGAAGATACTCTATATTAATTCTTCTTATAAGTATAATTATAGCATTTATCATTTTCCCAATTAAAGATAAGATCAATAGCTTTGATTTACTTGAAGATGAAGATTTAGGAGATATAGAAAATAGAAAAGATTACTACCACTCACTTACTACTAATAGTAAATATAGCAAAGATATCAGAGTTTTTCACCTTAAAGATATGATTCTAAAAAGATATAGAGATGTAATTGATGACTTATTTGATATTTTTGATAGAAAATCAAAACTAAGTCTTAAAGTTAAGCTACATATTAGTTTGCTTTTAATTTTAAATGATATATCTATTTTAGCAATACTTTTATTTAGACATAAAAATATTTTAGTTAGTGATTTTGTAATTATATTAAATATGTATTACCTATTTAGTGAGTCTATTATTAAAGTATTAGAGAGTTATTCATCTATTAGGAAAAACTCTAATCTTTTTGAAAGGTATGATCAAGTTTTAAATAAAAATCTTCAAGATTTCAATGAATTTGATGTAATAAATAAGTTTAAGGTTGATTTTATTAATGTATCATACAAGTATCCTGGATCTAGTGATTTTGCATTAGAAAATTTAAGTGTGAGCTTCACATCTGATGAGAAAATAGCTATTATTGGAGAAAACGGTGCTGGTAAAACAACATTTATAAAGTTATTAATAGGATTGCTTGAGCCAACTAGCGGGCAAATATTATTTGATGGCAAAAATATATCAGCTGATGATAGGATTAATTATTTCGCGTCAACATTCCAAACATCTAAATTATTCCCTGGTAGCCTAGCGGATAATCTTTTTTTCAATAATAAGCAAAATAGAGATTTAGAGTTTATAAAATCTTACATACATAAAAATAAGATTGAAAATAAGTCGAAATTTCGAGACCTTGATCTTGAAGACTATATAGGTAACGAGTTTTTTGATGATGCTTTTATACCTTCAGGTGGACAAGAGCAACTAATTGTAACATTAAGGGCACTTTTATCTAATAAAAGGATGCTAATATTTGACGAACCTACATCTAACTTAGACATTGACAAAGAGATTAAATTCTATAATATTCTTTCTGAATTTGAAGATAGAGGATATATAATAATATCACATAGGATATCTATAACTAATGTAGTAGATAGAATAATAGTTATTAGAGATAAAAAGGTAGAAAATTCTGGGACTTATCATTATCTTAAAGAAAATTCTCCTTATTTTAAGCACTTACTAGATATATCTGAAGAGCTAATGAAAGGAGCAATAGATGATTGATAGTATAAAAACTTCATTATCGCTCATAAGGAGAGCTAGTAAGACTAATAAGAAATTTATAGGAATTTTGATATTAAATGTTGTAATAAGTTCTATTGAGGCCTATGGATTTTTCAAATTTATAGAACTTATTACCAATTTTATAGCTAATAAAGATTCACTTGATAAAGCTATTTATGTTTTTATATTTTTGTGCTTGCTGAAGTTAATAAATGCTTATATTAGCACACAATCTGTAAAGATTGGAAATGAATTCATATATCAAGTTGAGGAAGAATTAATAGATAAATCAATGTCGATATCTTATAAAGTGACCGAATCAAAGGATTTTTATGACCTTCAACAGAGAGCTAATTATTCCTTGCGTAATCAGTATGCCTTAGAGAATATGATAGAAGCTTTGGTAAATATTATCCAAGGCATCAGTATTATCATAGTAACTTCATTTATAATTTCTAGCATTTCTTTTTGGACAGGATTTGTAGTATTGATATTAGTTTTTATAAACTTTTACACAAGGTTGGTATATTCTAAAAAAGATGAAGAATTTTATAATAAGCTTGCACCTATCAACAACTGGATATGGTACTACCAATATATACCACTTGAAGATGATAGATTTATTGATATAAAAGCAAATTCTATGGAGACTAATATTATTAAATCGAGCAAGATTTATATTGATAAAACTATAGAAATATTTACTGACTTCTATCATAGAATGGGAATTAGAGATACACTATCAGATCTTACTGATATCCTTATATACTTTTTTGTTTTAATTACTGGTGTAGTTGAGCTTTATAATGGAAAATTTAATATAGATTATTTTGCAATACTTATTATGGCAA
This genomic window contains:
- a CDS encoding ATP-binding cassette domain-containing protein is translated as MKQIEAGFYLDQLIRIIVIIGLIMCISKVAYNMLSSKVSFLSFESRMNYLFDINSKAINNRYRSFEDEKFVSSYQRTLSFFSSDIEGYQEAINGFIEIIPFFILTVFSGFFIGRYSILILLISIIIAFIIFPIKDKINSFDLLEDEDLGDIENRKDYYHSLTTNSKYSKDIRVFHLKDMILKRYRDVIDDLFDIFDRKSKLSLKVKLHISLLLILNDISILAILLFRHKNILVSDFVIILNMYYLFSESIIKVLESYSSIRKNSNLFERYDQVLNKNLQDFNEFDVINKFKVDFINVSYKYPGSSDFALENLSVSFTSDEKIAIIGENGAGKTTFIKLLIGLLEPTSGQILFDGKNISADDRINYFASTFQTSKLFPGSLADNLFFNNKQNRDLEFIKSYIHKNKIENKSKFRDLDLEDYIGNEFFDDAFIPSGGQEQLIVTLRALLSNKRMLIFDEPTSNLDIDKEIKFYNILSEFEDRGYIIISHRISITNVVDRIIVIRDKKVENSGTYHYLKENSPYFKHLLDISEELMKGAIDD
- a CDS encoding helix-turn-helix domain-containing protein, with protein sequence MNEYDFSYIGKRIKYERQEKNISREELAIRSLVSVETIRKIEKNLCDPNISTLIPICNELSIDISRIFFDYPNSPSYKL
- a CDS encoding ABC transporter ATP-binding protein, with amino-acid sequence MIKNSTFKIMNIIKSYGQYYFILSFVLEIISALIFPISLVLMEKFVNTSIDYFLTRDNLNLLIRYLLLFLFTFFLVSNFNLFTNTVDIHLQRNIKKNISSEITDKFYKINYECFEDSNFNDTLNRMQNNPDEKIFDIYKSYMAIIKSLVSIVSVNIIISKISPIFSLTYSILIAAICYFDFMAMNEMNNMFNNQSYSERESDYFKKLLSDKHSLVDLRVYKACNFIYDKFSKANKEKVDERISTSIKNQKYFIVSNILISMWVISILYMVYKNIMDASINIGLFVAVITSIDQILSLSENISYDFSFISQNILNLEHFEKFMSQKEEYDKANQNKIDSSFIEFKNVSFTYPNTKDKVLDNISFKIDMNKTLALVGENGSGKSTIIKLILKLYKVDTGEILIGNINIDDISRSQLQDVFSVVFQDFSKYEITVRENVALSDINNIDDDMKIRNCLDSFKLSKLDNLDQNLGKIRKDGIDLSFGQWQKLALARAIFKQAPFTIFDEPTSSLDPISENKMYENLHILSSTHGSIFVSHRLASCKMCDEIILIDDGKVKEYGNHKDLIYQNGLYKKMYEEQSSWYRESDRNV
- a CDS encoding helix-turn-helix transcriptional regulator encodes the protein MDRENRAMYPFIGREIKNIRKYKHITQEELSKISGVNKDTIRKIENGYVDANIVTLLLILEALGVSISDVSETFLNQKGTMYSNINSIYKGIEESLLIFDYKKIEVLLSKLEELDYSFLPFSSYEEIESKRLLYRSFVEDSLYKNDEKSIDLLFESIGVSYKSFDLNHLDKHSYNGLQTRILMNIASIYNKYDIEKSFEIYKHLIISNDNLEERNQLLYNLINTKYLIGDYKEALKLSTKLLKSIGNNDTRLHILALFQKGLLLEKMGRIDSSIIYLKSAINLSLLTSNSNLSKKMKTIADKLI
- a CDS encoding ABC transporter ATP-binding protein; translated protein: MVDINFKNIYKKYNNATTYAVEDFNLDIKDGEFIVFVGPSGCGKSTTLRMIAGLENITKGELYIDGKLMNRVPSKERGIAMVFQSYALYPHMSVKENMSFGLKLRKYDKNQINERVNKASNILGLDEYLNRKPAALSGGQRQRVALGRAIVRDADVFLMDEPLSNLDAKLRMQTRAEISRLHDELNATTIYVTHDQTEAMTMADRIVIMDKGIIQQIGTPEEVYDSPANTFVASFMGSPAMNLINLTYKDGQALGENGFKIKLNESQRAKLDELSYDGKEIVFGIRPEDILTNVNHENTNDDNIYKAKIDLSELLGSESMFYITVANVSLIVKANKESYRQSEYMDIGFNLDKSHIFDAATGESLTRKTY
- a CDS encoding ATP-binding cassette domain-containing protein — protein: MFKKLLRTIFTFIPIASLLVTINFIIEALVPVSITYIISKLVSSINLYFNNNSGIDDIKYWMCIFVGVFIIKGLNSSIYSISLNAYLFEKLNNILEINLVRKASSISILSYENPEVLNIKRRAESAVENEVIPMVYYKLLEVFKNLIIFISMIVALSTFDYRLSFISIIATIPHFINRLVRGKEFYKIKEFQSEDEREKNYLYSLIAGKDTNKELRVYDKEKYIKKKYMNTLFKLEDKLWKFKLHDNRNFALCEILVIMGFGISLSLSLKLMIDGAINVGQFSALILGLENLSEASKNFLINVGAIPSSLLFANNYFDFLELEEDNLDEGYKLAEIRSIEFKNVSFTYPNTTKKALSNVSFEIKSGESIVIVGENGSGKTTIKNLILNLYDNYNGDILINDMNINEISKNSLYALTSTVNQNIVDYKLKADESILLEKTDGKNNKEIDDNLSYLSLDHLKDKEGYKRLGKEFNGLELSTGQWQRLALARSNIANSKLKLFDEPTSSLDPLEENKILKDIIKQSKKDPLAISIIISHRLGLAKFADKILVMKESKLLGVGDHNNLIKNNPEYIRLYNSQSKWYKD